The segment gcctgatgtacatCGATGACAGGTTACCCCACCTTATCACAGGTGAGTCCGTCAGTGATTGGACGCAGTCTGGTGGGATATTCTGACCCCGGAATAACCCCAAtgacccccccatccacccaGACGACACGGACGTGGAGACGGGTCAGGTGCTGCGGGGCATGGACTCGCTACCCCCCGTCCTCAGACGCTACGTCCACGAAGATAACCGCTGGTTCCAACAGGAGCTCAGCGAATGGGAGGAGCAGTTCTGCCAGACTGCGACCCCTCAGGGGGAGTCCACGGCCTCCGCGGAGCCCCCAAACCTGGGACCGGATGACACACACGAGATCCAAGTGGAGCCAGCCCCCCAGTCAGGACCGTCCACCGAAGAGCCAGATCATGGAGCTTTGTCAGAGCCACAACCGGAATCAGACACGAAGGAGGACCGGGAGCCGGATCCCAGGGAGACGCCTGAAGGTCGGTAGCGACGCCCGGATTAACCCATAAGAGGACCGTAGTAATCTGAGTGTTCTGGAACGGTTCGTTCCATCACATCACTTGTAATGATAAGCAGAAGTGAACCTGGGGGGTGCAGGGGGGGTCCACTGGCCCCATTACAGATAAAACGCGATAAACCCACCCTCCAGTAAACCTGGTTCTGCTCACACTCGCTTCTATTTTTACCCCAGAAGAATCTAACGTGACGCCATCGCCGCCGGCGGACCCCGAGTCACCGTCGGTAGACACCACTGGCACAGCGGTGAATGACCCCCTTGAGTCCAGCCGGAGTTCCACCCCAGCCGAGAAACAGCTCCAGAGTCAGGTAGGCGTGTTTGTGATGACTTGCTATCCCTTCACACGTCTGCAGAAATTCTAGGCCATGATTTAATCTGCGTCCTGGTCAATCTGTCAGACTCCTGGTCCTGAAGCGGCGCTAAATAATCCAGAGGCAGTCGACCCACACGAGGAGAAGGAAGACGCACAGGCGGAAGGTATCGGCCCTGGAGCTGTCAGCGAGCCGATGGCTTCAGGAGAGGCTCCTGATCCTGAAGgaaagcaggaggaagaggaggaggaagaagaggagcaacGACAGCAAGAGGTTCCAGTCAGACGGCGACAGGCGGAGAACGAGGTCTCCGAGGTGGAGATCCCGAATGTCGGCAGGATCATGGTGCGAGCCGACGCCGATGGATACAACGAAGAGGTGAGTAGGGGGGTTCATCAGGACCCGCGTGAAGGGTCACCTGGTCGGCGCCCCACCTCATGGCGTTACACTCGTTCTCCTTCCCCAGATGATGCTGACTCCAGCGATGCAGGGCGTCATTCTGGCCATCGTCAAGGCCAGACAGACGTTCGATACAGAAGGCCCCGAGGCCGGCCTCATCAAGGTAAGCTCTCCGAGGGATGCCTGATGGAAAACACCCGCGTGTTctcacacacagctgcagcagagggttcataatttaaaatatattccaCATTTACGTCAGTCACACAAGCAACTGGTAAATCTGGTGCTTATGAGATTATACTGTCAGATTTACGACTACTCGTTTTCCCTCCGTGCCCCCAGGCCTTCCATGAGGAGTACTCTCGCCTGTACGAGCTCTCTGAGGAGGAGGTGACCCCCCAGGAGGACGCCCGTCTACAACACGCCCTGGTTTACTTCTTCCAGAACAAGGCGCCCAAACGCGTCATTGAGAGGACGCTGCTGGAGCAGTTCAGCGACCGCAACCTGAGCTTCGACGAGAGGTAAACAACGCTGAGTCAGGTTTTCAAAATACACAAGATCGTAAAAGAATCCTTTGTTGGACATTTTACATGAAAACTAGGTTTAAGTTATGCACAAGTTAAAGAGCAGACGTAAATAAATCCAGTCAAACACTACCAGCAGGTCGTACAGCTCGCTTAGGACTCCACCTAGCGTCCAGAAGAGGGTACTGCAGGTCCTGGCTCgtgatgtcacagcagttttATGGTGGGTGTCCTGTCTTGTACCTGCAGGGCCATCAGCATCATGAGGGAGGCCCGATCCAAGCTGCGCCTTATCAAACCAGAGGACATGGATATGGATGAGTATCTGGTACTGGCTAATGACTGGGCCGAGAGAATGTGTGGTTCTAGTCGTAGAAAACGATGAAGAACAACTGCATGCTTTCAAATGTGACGACACTTCTTACACATCGCGGCAGTTTGGTGTCTTTGGAAAAGCTTCAGGTTCTTTCCAAGTCATCTGAGTgtttctgggtgtgtgtgtgtgtgtgtggttggaaTTCCAGCGGGGCGTGAGTAAACCCAGTGACATGTGTTTAACTGTGAAGACACCAGCCTGATATGAAGAGGTTACGTCTGGAGGGACTCTGTAGCTTCCTCATGAATCAATCGAAGAATTCTTGTCTTTTTAACATATTATTTAACTGTTTGAGTAACACTtactaaaaaacacaaaaaaattaatgaaatatataaaaatgaagTGACCCCCTAGTTTCCGTTTGCCCCCACAGCAGTGGCACGACGACTACAGGCTGTTCAGAACCGTGTTCGTCTACCTGCTGACGGGGCTAGAGCACTACCAGCATGGAAAGTAGGTGTCAAATTGTTTTTGTCAGCCAATCGTAGGGCTTCTCTGTAGGTCCATGTGATGGCCCATGCGTCTGAATGCGCTGCAGGTTGCGTGAGGCGCTGACCTACTTGGCTCATGCGTACGAGACCAACGCCACCCTGCTGAGGAGCGGGGAGAAGCGGGGCGTGGAGAAAACCATCATTGCACTTTACAGGAGGAAATGCCTCACTGTAAGTAAAGGTGGCCGGCGTGGACGCCTGCGTGGATTTCTCCTGATTACGCACAAACTCTTTCTccgtcatcatcctcctccaggCTTTGAATGAAAGCGCGTCGCAGCTGTTCTGCAGCGGCGACGAGACCAGCGTGGAGGAAGGCGTTTCCATCATGGATGAAGTCGTCATTCCCTGCCTCCACCTGATGAGCCGGGATTCGTTTCCATCCCAGGAAGACAGGGACGCCATGGAGAACATCCGCAGCCACTGGTGCTGCTGCCTGGGGAAGGACATGGATGGTGAGAAACGCAATAAGGAGATGATTCTGTGAGACAAACTTCCacgtttcttctttctttcagatTCCTTGCAGGTGAAACTGGGCGAGTTCCTGCCCAGAGTTCTGGACGGGTCCACAGATGCGGTCGTTCTGAAAGACCCACCTAAAGTCCACGTCAGCCAGGCCCACGATCTGTGCAGCCGCCTGGCCGCGGTCATGGAGTCCATCCACAACGCCTCGGTGGTGGTTGTTAAGTAAATCCCTGAATTAACCGTCCCTGGTCCGACCTGAAGAAGCTCGGCTGGTGGGTCGTTCTGAACGACTGAGACGTCCCCAACAGataaattatactgtatattttcattttattgcacatgcattcattttattgttttacctgAGCACACTATAAGCAGCGTCTCTAGACATTTCCACCTCAGAGGCCCTCAAATCTGTTTTCCCATCACCCATAACGACCCCCAGTGTGCTGAAAGCGAAGCACAAAGACCTTAACACAGAGGAGAAACTTGTGCAGTTatgagcttctttttttttttttttttaatattttgtattcCTTTGTATTTTTCCAAAACAAATTATTGGAAATTGTTCTTGTGGGTGAATTTGGAAGGAATGTGAAGTGATATTACTGCTGCACGCTCACGCGGTCTGAGCTAGTCTGTGCACTGGATATAGACGCCAGAGAACATCTCGATCGATCGAGGCGTCTTTTCCGTTTCCTGTGAACCAAGTTGACTCTGAAAAGATGAGATGTGGGACGAGAGATTCCCAATCCGGCACGTtgtgaacgaatgaatgaacaaacggATGAATGGGGACTAAAGGCTAGCATCCATGTCTGGCTGCTGAGCTCACTGGTTTCACTTGTactcaataaatattttaaacattctgccttttgttctttgtttcacCCAAACCCTTCAGATGATCGTTTCTCTTTCTGTTACacgtttttttgtatttattcctATATGTTGACTATTGAGATAACATAACCGATACACTAACATAATTCAGGTAAggtatacatttttttgtttaacataGGCAGGGCAGGACTAATTGAATAAACACATATTGATAATGCGTGATGGTTTAAATGGATCAATAAATAAGCTGTGATAGGAAAGAGACAGACTGTGCAATTTCTCCTCGGTAAAATCTACAAGAACCACAAGAAAACTTCAAGAACCAGAATGCACTGCACCACACCCGACCGTTTAACTCTCCGGCTGATTGGTGGTTCTGGTTGGTCTGTTTTGAAACAGGAAATGGCATGGTCGGTAATAGTGAACTAAATCAGgatcataaaaacaacaaacaggatcatgaTTGAcacttgattaaaaaacaaaaacttaatcTGTCAAAGAAACAAAGGGATACTGACATTCTTTAGTCAGCATTCAGTGTTCTAAAGGTGAAGAGGAGTGAAACACAGCAGCTCTTTAGCTCCCCTAGAGGCAAAAAACCCACTTCCTGTTGAAGCGTTCCAACTTTGACGTTGGAATCATGTTTTTAGTCATCaactcaaaaataaaagaaattgcTTAATATaacttaaaatgaaacaaaataactAGTGAATGGACAAATGACTAGTAATTGACAGCTGACATtacaaaaccaaaccaaattGTGGAGGATCAGTGAAATCACGCACGTATCAAGAGAAGACATGAGTTATGGCTATTCCTGaacaattttatttcatatcTAACTTTAGATACCTCTAGTTTGAGTTTTCACATTCAAGTACATGGTGCCTTAACTTTAATGCCCCATCTCTAAAGGTAGAGGCTTTAGATAAGGCAAGAGGAGCACAACCTGCAAGCGATATAGAAGTCAAACGGTTACAGAGTACAACCTGGATTGAGACATTTGAAACATACTGTAATCCTTACATTATGTCCAACCaaaagtttgattttaaattcagaACCAGCGAGGTGATATAAAACTAGACAACCCCAGCAGGTCACCTGTCAACCCTGAACTGTCAAGAATCGAAACATGATATTAAACCAAGGAACTACACGCTTTGTGCACTGTGATGATGGACAGTAAAGAAAATATGTTCTGTAGGAACTAAATTTAAGGCTCATCAATGAGTTGTTTTTCCCTCAAAAAGCAGCAGCAACATGTTCTTTACCGTGAAAGGACGATGTTTTCATCTTTATTCAGTCAGTCCAGTTCAAAATACCACGAGTGTGACGTggggaaacaaaaggaaactcaAATACCCTCTTAGTACCATCTAAAAGTTACACCAGGCATCCGTCCATCATCACCGCTTCACCTCGCATGTGCAACAACCGCGCCAAACTTGTTTGGTCCCACTTccaatgaagaaaaacaaaaacgtttcATTAGAAGTCACTAAAATCTGTTTATAGCAAAGTTACACTGAGAAAAGTCACAGAGAAACGGAGACGCTGAGGACTACTAAACAAACCCGTCAAACCGCACACCCGACTGGTTCTTTACAGACTAGTCAGTCTACTGGTGTACATACGAGCATGGGGGAGGTGAGATGGGTCCCGTCTCCCTTATGTTGTGCTGTtaacatccacaaaaaaaataaaaatgaaaatgtaatggaTATAGACTTACGTAGAACTGTTCTGTAAGAGATAGAGACCGCATGCATTTCTAAAATGCAAACCTGAAGCCCGCCTGATACCCAGTGCCACGCCcggaaagaaaatcaaaactgaAAATCCCTTTTAACCTgtcatatgtacatatatacatatacatatatacatacgcatacatatatatgcatatatacatatatactgtatatatacacatacatatatatgcacacacac is part of the Antennarius striatus isolate MH-2024 chromosome 13, ASM4005453v1, whole genome shotgun sequence genome and harbors:
- the usp28 gene encoding ubiquitin carboxyl-terminal hydrolase 28 isoform X1, producing the protein MKRKRCEAQNEMCSPADWIRQDEWPVGIRNVGNTCWFSAVIQSLFHLPIFRRLVLNYHLSERVLEKCKSHSDKRNIAFMQELRCLFALMVGSTRRFVDPSAAVELLRDAFRTSEAQQDVSEFSHKLLDWLEDAFQLAATGNKADDKQQNPMVQLFYGTFVTERRHEGKTLYNIEQFGQYPLQVNGFNNLDECLEGAMVEKEIESLHAEHSVTSGRERWFKKLPPVLTFELSRFEFNTQLGRPEKIHKKLEFPHVIHMDRYLHKNIEQTHERRGEVKKLKEQLAVLQQKLECYKNYGSGPTKYPLADMLQFVLEFATTKPTSVSPAEDLRLTSSSPTPASHPISEPLSKDAGEPAETESSEVLVSSVSSCQRTPIYKPFTQCRPPVDCPPHPAPHSVTEEELLFVKTCLQRWRTEVENDINELKASIDRLTQMLEGIYSDNVLCQVPYKLHAVLVHEGQASAGHYWAYIFDHANQRWMKYNDISITESSWEELERDSFGGMTNASAYCLMYIDDRLPHLITDDTDVETGQVLRGMDSLPPVLRRYVHEDNRWFQQELSEWEEQFCQTATPQGESTASAEPPNLGPDDTHEIQVEPAPQSGPSTEEPDHGALSEPQPESDTKEDREPDPRETPEESNVTPSPPADPESPSVDTTGTAVNDPLESSRSSTPAEKQLQSQTPGPEAALNNPEAVDPHEEKEDAQAEGIGPGAVSEPMASGEAPDPEGKQEEEEEEEEEQRQQEVPVRRRQAENEVSEVEIPNVGRIMVRADADGYNEEMMLTPAMQGVILAIVKARQTFDTEGPEAGLIKAFHEEYSRLYELSEEEVTPQEDARLQHALVYFFQNKAPKRVIERTLLEQFSDRNLSFDERAISIMREARSKLRLIKPEDMDMDEYLQWHDDYRLFRTVFVYLLTGLEHYQHGKLREALTYLAHAYETNATLLRSGEKRGVEKTIIALYRRKCLTALNESASQLFCSGDETSVEEGVSIMDEVVIPCLHLMSRDSFPSQEDRDAMENIRSHWCCCLGKDMDDSLQVKLGEFLPRVLDGSTDAVVLKDPPKVHVSQAHDLCSRLAAVMESIHNASVVVVK
- the usp28 gene encoding ubiquitin carboxyl-terminal hydrolase 28 isoform X3 is translated as MLGTPVGSAPSSRRLVLNYHLSERVLEKCKSHSDKRNIAFMQELRCLFALMVGSTRRFVDPSAAVELLRDAFRTSEAQQDVSEFSHKLLDWLEDAFQLAATGNKADDKQQNPMVQLFYGTFVTERRHEGKTLYNIEQFGQYPLQVNGFNNLDECLEGAMVEKEIESLHAEHSVTSGRERWFKKLPPVLTFELSRFEFNTQLGRPEKIHKKLEFPHVIHMDRYLHKNIEQTHERRGEVKKLKEQLAVLQQKLECYKNYGSGPTKYPLADMLQFVLEFATTKPTSVSPAEDLRLTSSSPTPASHPISEPLSKDAGEPAETESSEVLVSSVSSCQRTPIYKPFTQCRPPVDCPPHPAPHSVTEEELLFVKTCLQRWRTEVENDINELKASIDRLTQMLEGIYSDNVLCQVPYKLHAVLVHEGQASAGHYWAYIFDHANQRWMKYNDISITESSWEELERDSFGGMTNASAYCLMYIDDRLPHLITDDTDVETGQVLRGMDSLPPVLRRYVHEDNRWFQQELSEWEEQFCQTATPQGESTASAEPPNLGPDDTHEIQVEPAPQSGPSTEEPDHGALSEPQPESDTKEDREPDPRETPEEESNVTPSPPADPESPSVDTTGTAVNDPLESSRSSTPAEKQLQSQTPGPEAALNNPEAVDPHEEKEDAQAEGIGPGAVSEPMASGEAPDPEGKQEEEEEEEEEQRQQEVPVRRRQAENEVSEVEIPNVGRIMVRADADGYNEEMMLTPAMQGVILAIVKARQTFDTEGPEAGLIKAFHEEYSRLYELSEEEVTPQEDARLQHALVYFFQNKAPKRVIERTLLEQFSDRNLSFDERAISIMREARSKLRLIKPEDMDMDEYLQWHDDYRLFRTVFVYLLTGLEHYQHGKLREALTYLAHAYETNATLLRSGEKRGVEKTIIALYRRKCLTALNESASQLFCSGDETSVEEGVSIMDEVVIPCLHLMSRDSFPSQEDRDAMENIRSHWCCCLGKDMDDSLQVKLGEFLPRVLDGSTDAVVLKDPPKVHVSQAHDLCSRLAAVMESIHNASVVVVK